A genomic stretch from Pirellulales bacterium includes:
- a CDS encoding diheme cytochrome c precursor, with amino-acid sequence MTKPADQSAKRWDRLGHMALAVTIGVSVAGFLVGVRDRSEPALPSLSQASEIPPDVDHAAVVVEYARMAAVRRGPNAEWSQSQSLPTLRDDPVEAFGSASPSADQRRATVAARTLLRAFSGAPPVVPHAVDERNPQACLACHGTGLKVGEVVAPRMSHQMLPNCTQCHVEARQDAPWATASQLRVESNFAGLVEPGSGDRIGPGAPPTIPHRLWMRSDCTACHGALAGDGLRTSHPWRTNCTQCHVPAHGFEWAGTEDAPPGAAASATDDETISRWITQP; translated from the coding sequence GTGACGAAACCTGCCGACCAATCCGCCAAGCGCTGGGACCGTCTGGGCCACATGGCGCTCGCGGTGACGATCGGCGTTTCGGTCGCGGGGTTTCTCGTCGGCGTGCGAGATCGCTCCGAACCGGCGTTGCCGTCGCTGTCCCAGGCGAGCGAGATTCCGCCGGACGTCGATCATGCGGCGGTCGTCGTCGAGTACGCTCGCATGGCCGCCGTGCGCCGCGGTCCCAACGCCGAGTGGAGCCAATCGCAATCGTTGCCGACCTTGCGCGACGACCCCGTCGAGGCCTTCGGTTCCGCGTCGCCGTCGGCCGACCAGCGCCGCGCCACGGTCGCGGCGCGCACGTTGTTGCGGGCGTTTAGCGGAGCCCCGCCGGTCGTGCCCCATGCCGTCGACGAGCGCAACCCGCAGGCTTGTCTCGCCTGCCATGGAACCGGGCTCAAAGTCGGCGAGGTTGTCGCTCCTCGGATGAGCCACCAGATGCTCCCCAACTGCACGCAGTGTCATGTTGAAGCCAGGCAAGACGCACCGTGGGCGACGGCTTCGCAACTGCGCGTCGAATCCAACTTCGCCGGCCTCGTTGAACCGGGCTCCGGCGACCGAATCGGTCCTGGGGCGCCGCCGACGATTCCGCACCGACTCTGGATGCGCTCGGACTGTACCGCCTGCCATGGCGCTCTGGCCGGCGACGGCCTCCGCACCAGCCATCCCTGGCGGACCAACTGCACGCAGTGCCATGTTCCCGCTCACGGTTTCGAGTGGGCCGGGACCGAAGACGCACCGCCCGGTGCGGCGGCGAGTGCGACGGACGATGAAACGATCTCCCGATGGATTACCCAGCCGTGA
- a CDS encoding molybdopterin-dependent oxidoreductase produces the protein MAAAAGAAGVQVEPCQGSVDVPPPPGRPDLPGVVWNKAPCRFCGTGCHVQVGVQDGRVVAVAGDQQAEVNRGLLCVKGYHVGGILYGADRLTKPLLRIDGRLQPIEWDQAIDVVARKILEAGPKFGLYLSGQSTVPEGYAGTKLMRAGLSSNQIDANARLCMASAVTGFLSTYGVDEPAACFDDLDACDALVLWGNNPAEMHPILFSRVIDRRVRGDKIEIYDIGTRWTRTTERADHYLQMKPHGDLAIANCVARQLIAWNAFDEEFVAKHCAFRADRTPPQGCEHDAYVALAAEKGSAGLMGEPIDFEQYKRLVSYYTPEKASQLSGVPVDQLVTLARLFADKNRRIVSLWCMGMNQHTAGTAINNLVHGIHLLSGHWGKPGDGPQSLTGQPSACGTVREVGTLCHTLPGGRLAANPEHRADVERRWNLPPGRLNPEIGFHTVQMFEEFCKPTAEGGRINTIWVQVTNPGQSLPNTKKLFKAKGEQSDKFLIVSEVYPTATTELADLVLPSAMWVEKNGVYGNSERRTQQWFKMVDPPGEARDDCWQLLAVARRLFELGHAGLKDRDGRWIFEMRDDAGEEVPIWQWEDYYGRVNVDRTLFEEYRQFTALKHKDVAPYDELVARRGMRWPVVETAPGEFRETRWRFVEGADPNVAAGKGFQFYHSVTGDDRAQIWFRPHQPPAETCSNDYPFMLTTGRVLEHWHTGTMTRRVKQLSGAMPTAYLEMNPDDARELGIANGEEVELQTLRGRMRLPAWLDGRAKPPRGTLFVPFFDERAAINDLTLDAIDPFSKQPDYKKSAARVVKANRLPLSGRDEVAP, from the coding sequence ATGGCGGCCGCCGCCGGTGCGGCGGGCGTGCAGGTCGAACCGTGCCAAGGGAGCGTCGACGTTCCGCCGCCCCCGGGACGCCCGGACCTGCCCGGGGTCGTCTGGAACAAAGCCCCGTGCCGGTTTTGCGGGACCGGTTGCCATGTTCAAGTCGGCGTGCAGGACGGCCGCGTCGTCGCCGTCGCCGGCGATCAGCAGGCGGAGGTCAATCGCGGTCTGCTCTGCGTCAAGGGCTATCACGTCGGGGGCATCCTCTACGGGGCCGATCGGCTGACGAAGCCGCTGCTGCGAATCGACGGCCGCTTGCAGCCGATCGAATGGGACCAGGCGATCGACGTCGTCGCCCGCAAGATTCTCGAGGCGGGGCCCAAGTTCGGCCTCTATCTCTCGGGGCAATCGACCGTCCCCGAGGGGTACGCCGGCACGAAGTTGATGCGCGCCGGCCTCAGCAGCAATCAGATCGACGCCAACGCCCGGCTCTGCATGGCTTCGGCCGTGACGGGGTTCTTAAGCACCTACGGAGTCGATGAGCCGGCCGCTTGCTTTGACGATCTCGACGCGTGCGACGCTCTCGTCCTATGGGGAAACAATCCGGCCGAGATGCATCCCATTCTCTTCAGTCGCGTCATCGATCGACGAGTGCGAGGAGACAAGATCGAGATCTACGACATCGGCACGCGCTGGACCCGAACGACCGAGCGGGCCGACCACTACCTGCAAATGAAGCCCCACGGCGATCTGGCGATCGCCAACTGCGTGGCTCGGCAACTTATCGCGTGGAACGCCTTCGACGAGGAGTTCGTCGCCAAGCACTGCGCGTTCCGCGCCGACCGCACCCCGCCGCAGGGGTGCGAACACGACGCCTACGTGGCGCTGGCGGCCGAGAAAGGCTCCGCGGGTCTCATGGGCGAGCCGATCGACTTCGAGCAGTACAAACGGCTCGTCTCGTATTACACTCCCGAGAAAGCCTCCCAACTGTCGGGGGTTCCGGTCGACCAACTTGTGACGCTCGCCCGTCTGTTCGCAGACAAGAACCGACGAATCGTCTCGCTGTGGTGCATGGGAATGAACCAGCACACCGCCGGGACGGCGATCAACAACTTGGTGCACGGGATTCATCTGCTGAGCGGGCATTGGGGCAAGCCGGGGGACGGGCCGCAGTCCCTCACGGGTCAGCCGTCGGCATGCGGCACCGTGCGCGAAGTGGGAACCCTCTGCCACACGTTGCCTGGAGGGCGGTTGGCGGCGAACCCCGAACACCGCGCCGACGTCGAACGACGCTGGAATCTCCCCCCGGGCCGGTTGAATCCGGAGATCGGGTTTCACACGGTCCAGATGTTCGAAGAATTCTGCAAGCCGACCGCCGAAGGGGGGCGAATCAACACGATTTGGGTGCAGGTCACCAATCCCGGCCAGTCGCTCCCCAACACCAAGAAGTTGTTCAAGGCGAAGGGGGAGCAGTCGGACAAGTTTCTCATCGTGTCGGAGGTGTACCCCACCGCGACGACCGAGTTGGCCGACCTCGTGCTCCCCTCGGCGATGTGGGTCGAGAAGAACGGCGTCTATGGCAACAGCGAACGCCGCACGCAACAGTGGTTCAAGATGGTCGATCCGCCGGGCGAGGCGCGGGACGACTGTTGGCAATTGCTGGCCGTCGCACGGCGACTGTTCGAATTGGGGCACGCGGGGCTCAAGGACCGGGACGGCCGGTGGATCTTCGAGATGCGCGACGATGCGGGCGAAGAAGTCCCGATCTGGCAGTGGGAGGACTACTACGGCCGCGTGAACGTCGATCGAACGCTCTTTGAGGAATATCGGCAGTTCACGGCGCTGAAGCACAAGGATGTCGCTCCGTACGACGAGCTGGTCGCTCGCCGCGGGATGCGCTGGCCTGTCGTCGAGACCGCTCCCGGCGAGTTCCGCGAGACGCGGTGGCGCTTCGTCGAGGGAGCGGACCCCAACGTCGCAGCAGGCAAAGGGTTCCAATTCTATCACTCGGTCACCGGCGACGACCGGGCGCAAATCTGGTTCCGCCCCCATCAACCGCCGGCCGAAACGTGCAGCAATGACTACCCGTTTATGCTTACGACGGGGCGCGTGCTGGAACACTGGCACACGGGCACGATGACCCGCCGCGTCAAGCAACTGTCGGGCGCCATGCCGACGGCGTACCTTGAGATGAACCCCGACGACGCCCGGGAACTGGGCATCGCCAACGGGGAAGAGGTGGAATTGCAGACGCTTCGCGGCCGGATGCGATTGCCGGCCTGGCTTGACGGTCGGGCCAAGCCGCCGCGAGGAACGCTGTTCGTCCCCTTCTTTGACGAGCGGGCCGCGATCAACGACCTGACTCTCGATGCGATCGATCCGTTCTCGAAACAACCGGATTACAAGAAGAGCGCCGCTCGCGTCGTGAAGGCCAATCGGTTGCCGCTGTCCGGCCGCGACGAGGTGGCCCCGTGA
- a CDS encoding chaperone NapD, protein MPTSGLVLTAERPEDLVPILAALAAEPAVECATPRGVRLPLVLETPDKQTDQRLWDWLRRLPGVANVDVAFIHLGTQGSVSPKLPEEIT, encoded by the coding sequence ATGCCTACCAGCGGACTTGTCCTGACCGCCGAGCGGCCTGAAGACCTTGTGCCGATCCTCGCCGCCCTGGCCGCCGAGCCGGCCGTGGAGTGCGCGACTCCCCGGGGCGTTCGCCTGCCGCTGGTGCTGGAGACGCCCGACAAGCAGACCGACCAGCGCTTGTGGGATTGGCTTCGCCGTCTGCCAGGCGTCGCGAACGTCGACGTGGCGTTCATCCATCTTGGAACTCAGGGCTCAGTCTCCCCGAAATTGCCGGAGGAAATCACGTGA
- a CDS encoding 4Fe-4S dicluster domain-containing protein encodes MNDSAQVKLPVLGEVDRRTAIKAVGATLGAAAFAKAMAPIVEWASQETSAAEFLQKHFKELSPAEMTTVIGRLQDESRNEYGVEATIVDDRPLPGVKFGYALNLSICIGCRKCAEACHQENNHDRPSGNSYIRVLEMDKGSLDLASGNAHYDHPVPQPDKFYMPVQCQQCEHPPCVNVCPVEATWKEADGIVVVDYNWCIGCRYCEAACPYHARRFNWTKPEIPAEEINPNQGYLSNRIRPQGVIEKCTYCLHRTRQGRLPACLEACPTGARVFGNLLDSDSEISYVLRTKRVFVLKEELGTRPQFFYFFDT; translated from the coding sequence GTGAACGATTCCGCGCAGGTGAAACTCCCGGTGCTCGGCGAGGTCGATCGCCGCACGGCGATCAAGGCGGTCGGGGCGACCCTCGGCGCGGCGGCGTTCGCCAAGGCGATGGCGCCAATCGTCGAATGGGCGTCGCAGGAGACGTCCGCCGCGGAATTTCTGCAGAAGCACTTCAAAGAACTCTCCCCCGCCGAGATGACGACCGTGATCGGCCGGTTGCAGGACGAGTCACGCAACGAGTACGGCGTCGAGGCGACGATCGTCGACGACCGCCCTCTTCCGGGAGTGAAGTTCGGCTACGCGCTCAACCTGTCGATCTGCATCGGCTGCCGGAAGTGCGCCGAGGCGTGCCATCAGGAAAACAACCATGATCGCCCGAGCGGCAATTCGTACATCCGCGTCCTGGAGATGGACAAGGGGAGCCTCGACTTGGCGAGCGGCAACGCTCACTACGACCATCCGGTCCCGCAGCCCGACAAGTTCTACATGCCAGTGCAGTGCCAGCAATGCGAACATCCTCCGTGCGTGAACGTCTGCCCGGTGGAAGCGACCTGGAAGGAAGCGGACGGGATCGTCGTCGTCGACTACAACTGGTGCATCGGTTGCCGGTATTGCGAAGCGGCATGCCCGTATCATGCTCGGCGCTTCAACTGGACGAAACCTGAGATCCCCGCCGAGGAGATCAATCCGAACCAGGGTTACCTCAGCAACCGCATTCGCCCGCAGGGAGTGATCGAGAAGTGCACCTATTGCCTCCACCGGACCCGCCAGGGTCGATTGCCGGCGTGCCTTGAGGCATGCCCTACCGGGGCTCGCGTCTTCGGCAATCTGCTTGATTCCGACTCGGAGATTTCCTACGTGCTCCGCACGAAGCGGGTGTTCGTCCTCAAGGAAGAACTGGGAACCAGGCCCCAGTTCTTCTACTTCTTCGACACATGA
- a CDS encoding cupin domain-containing protein: MSAAIFSPDATSVVADWNDLVEATPDATVTKTLYDSPAARLVLFAMDAGQQLTDHSAAKPALVHVLDGTIEFDVSGAKHELRSGGWVAMPAGELHAVRAVEPARFLLTLLKGTS, from the coding sequence ATGAGCGCTGCAATCTTCTCCCCGGACGCAACCTCGGTCGTCGCCGATTGGAACGATTTGGTCGAAGCGACGCCTGACGCCACCGTTACAAAGACGCTGTACGACTCGCCCGCGGCGCGACTGGTGCTGTTCGCGATGGACGCAGGTCAGCAACTGACCGACCACAGCGCCGCGAAACCGGCGCTGGTGCACGTGCTCGACGGGACGATTGAGTTCGACGTGTCGGGAGCGAAGCACGAGCTCCGCTCCGGCGGCTGGGTTGCGATGCCCGCCGGTGAACTTCACGCTGTGCGGGCGGTCGAACCCGCGCGTTTCCTGCTGACTCTGCTGAAGGGAACATCCTAG
- the nrfD gene encoding polysulfide reductase NrfD, producing the protein MDAPVVADLPASHAVTYPRFLWRAVKLSTDGPWHFYAWMTLLTALCLVGLHAWAVQVRDGMQVTGMSDHVSWGLYIANFTFMVGLAAGGVMMVIPAYLYHDDEMHEVVILGELVAIAAILMCLAFVTVDLGRPDRFWHLVPGIGRFNWPISMLTWDVIVLNGYLLLNLHITGYLLYKRFRGERPDKAWYVPFVYLSIVWAISIHTVTAFLYCGLGGRPFWNTALLAPRFLASAFVSGPAFIVVAMLIVRQVTGIRIGEGPVRTLVGIMRVTILISLLMVVSEAFTEFYAGGSHIASAHYLYFGLHGHDALAPWIWTSIGMMTCSATLLLTPRVIDHKLLLTTACVLAFVGVWIEKGMGLIVPGFIPSTLHELVEYQPSMAEWKITVGIWALGLMVLTLALRIAIPILTDQESATLTHGRRA; encoded by the coding sequence ATGGACGCCCCCGTCGTCGCCGACCTGCCGGCCAGCCACGCTGTGACCTATCCGCGATTTCTGTGGCGGGCCGTGAAGCTTTCCACCGACGGCCCGTGGCACTTCTACGCGTGGATGACCCTGCTGACCGCGCTGTGCCTCGTCGGGCTGCACGCCTGGGCCGTGCAAGTACGCGACGGGATGCAGGTCACCGGAATGAGCGACCATGTTTCCTGGGGACTGTACATCGCCAACTTCACGTTCATGGTGGGACTCGCGGCGGGCGGCGTGATGATGGTTATCCCCGCGTATCTGTACCACGACGACGAGATGCACGAAGTCGTCATCCTGGGCGAGCTCGTCGCGATCGCCGCAATTCTCATGTGCTTGGCCTTCGTCACCGTCGATCTCGGACGCCCCGATCGGTTTTGGCACTTGGTTCCCGGGATCGGACGCTTCAATTGGCCGATCTCGATGCTCACGTGGGACGTCATCGTGCTCAACGGCTACTTGCTGCTGAATCTGCACATCACCGGGTATCTGCTCTACAAGCGATTCCGCGGCGAGCGGCCCGACAAGGCGTGGTACGTGCCGTTCGTCTATCTCTCGATCGTCTGGGCGATCTCGATCCACACCGTGACGGCCTTCCTTTACTGCGGTCTCGGCGGGCGACCGTTCTGGAACACCGCCCTGCTGGCGCCCCGCTTTCTCGCGTCAGCGTTCGTCTCGGGGCCGGCGTTCATCGTCGTCGCGATGCTCATTGTCCGACAAGTCACGGGGATTCGGATCGGCGAAGGCCCGGTGCGCACCCTCGTGGGAATCATGCGGGTCACGATTCTGATCAGCCTGCTTATGGTCGTCTCCGAAGCGTTCACGGAGTTCTACGCCGGGGGAAGTCATATCGCCTCGGCGCACTATCTGTATTTCGGCCTGCACGGACACGACGCCCTGGCGCCGTGGATTTGGACTTCAATCGGCATGATGACCTGTTCCGCGACGCTGCTCTTGACTCCCCGGGTGATTGACCACAAGTTACTGCTCACAACGGCCTGCGTTCTGGCGTTCGTCGGGGTGTGGATCGAGAAGGGAATGGGCCTCATCGTTCCTGGCTTCATCCCATCGACGCTTCACGAACTGGTCGAGTACCAGCCGAGCATGGCCGAGTGGAAGATCACCGTCGGGATTTGGGCCCTGGGATTGATGGTCCTCACGCTGGCGTTGCGGATTGCGATCCCCATTCTCACCGACCAGGAGTCGGCGACCTTGACCCACGGGCGCAGGGCATGA
- a CDS encoding Rrf2 family transcriptional regulator → MIRYGKTTQTAISAMSRLAEAYAEGTHLSSHEIAKARNLPQTLVAKLLTTLSQAGLVVGARGPGGGYALARPPKKISLLDVASVFERPDGNMLCPFGPHWCGTQEPCPLHDDYVALAERFRAWQSKTTLAVFAAQAAKAKIARK, encoded by the coding sequence ATGATTCGCTACGGCAAGACGACGCAAACCGCGATTTCGGCGATGAGCCGCTTGGCCGAAGCGTACGCCGAGGGGACTCACCTCTCGTCGCACGAGATCGCTAAGGCTCGCAACTTGCCGCAAACGCTGGTCGCCAAGCTGCTGACGACCCTCTCTCAGGCGGGCCTCGTCGTCGGGGCTCGCGGACCTGGCGGCGGCTACGCGCTGGCGCGCCCTCCCAAGAAAATCTCGCTGCTCGACGTCGCGAGCGTTTTCGAGCGGCCGGACGGGAACATGCTCTGCCCCTTCGGGCCCCACTGGTGCGGCACGCAGGAGCCATGCCCGCTGCACGACGATTACGTCGCGCTCGCCGAACGGTTCCGCGCTTGGCAAAGCAAAACGACCTTGGCCGTGTTCGCCGCGCAGGCCGCCAAGGCGAAGATCGCTCGGAAATAG
- a CDS encoding hemerythrin domain-containing protein: protein MKPTEILKREHRAIETGLDCLELLADQCAAGAWNAETAAEALSFIRDYADHVHHGKEEDLLFPLLEAKGFSREQGPTGVMTYEHQRGRDLVRAMAEAVAQRSPERFAENARQFVSLLRQHIMKEDHCLFQMADQALSDSEQEDLQRAFEAFESDPQETTRREQALERARTLANLLGVSTAALDANVSATA, encoded by the coding sequence ATGAAACCGACCGAGATCCTCAAACGCGAGCATCGCGCGATTGAAACAGGGCTCGATTGCCTCGAACTCCTCGCGGACCAATGCGCCGCGGGAGCTTGGAACGCAGAAACTGCCGCCGAGGCGCTCAGTTTCATCCGCGATTACGCGGACCACGTTCACCATGGGAAAGAGGAAGACTTGCTGTTCCCGCTGCTTGAGGCCAAGGGTTTCTCCCGCGAGCAGGGCCCGACCGGCGTCATGACCTACGAACACCAGCGGGGTCGAGACCTGGTGCGAGCCATGGCCGAGGCCGTTGCCCAGCGGTCTCCGGAGCGATTCGCGGAGAACGCCCGCCAGTTCGTCAGTCTCCTACGGCAACACATTATGAAGGAGGATCATTGCCTGTTTCAGATGGCCGATCAGGCGTTGTCGGACAGCGAGCAGGAAGACCTGCAGCGAGCCTTCGAGGCGTTCGAATCCGATCCCCAGGAAACGACTCGACGAGAGCAGGCTTTGGAACGCGCACGGACCTTGGCGAACCTGTTGGGCGTTTCGACCGCTGCACTCGACGCCAACGTCTCGGCAACCGCTTGA